The Flexistipes sp. genomic interval CAGAAACGCTGGGCTCAGGTTCCCAGAATTCCTGAAACCTCGGTGTTGGGACATATGCTTCTGGTTGCTGTTTTTTCTTATTTCGGCTGTCTGAAATTAAAAGCTTGCCCTAAAAGGATATACAATAACTTTTATACATCATTATTTCATGATTTGCCGGAAGTGCTGACAAGAGATATTGTCTCACCTATTAAGCAGTCTGTTGCCGGACTGGAAAAAACAATAAAGGAATATGAGGAAATCCAGATCGAACAGCGTATATTGCCGCTTTTGCCCGAATATATGCATGATGAAATCAAATTCTTTATAACGAAAGAGTTTTCAAATAAAGTAAGATTAAACGGCAAGATAGTGTACGATATCGATCAGCAGACTCTTCATGAAAGCTATAATGAAGACGGTTTTGATCCGGTGGACGGGGAACTCCTTAAAACATTCGATATTCTGGCGGCATATCTGGAAGCGTGCAAGTCCATACAATACGGTGTCAGCCCGAGTCAACTGACCGATGCCAGGGAGAAAATTGAAAAATCCCTGAAAGGCAATGAAGTCCTTGGCCTGGATTTAACAGAATTTTTTGAATGATGATGGTCTGAATATATGGAAAATGCTTCAATAGCAGAAATACTTGAAGAGTATGCTAAATATCTTGAGATTAACAATGAAGATTTTTTCAGGGTGAGGGCTTATAATTCAGCAGCTCGTTCTTTACTGGGTCTTGATTTCAATATTGCTGAAATATTAAAAAGCGGTGAAGAACTCCCGAAAATCAAGGGTGTCGGTAAAAACATTCAGGGTCATATAGAAGAAATAGTCAATTCCGGAACTTTCCATGAGCTGGAAGAAATCAAGTCCAATACTCCTCAAATTTTGATTCTTATGAACAAAATTCCTGGAGTGGGGGCAAAAAAAGCTTTTAAGATACATAAGGAGCTGGGGGTAAATTCTCTTGGTGAATTGGAGTATGCCTGTATTGAAAACCGTCTGGCGATGCTGGATGGGTTCGGAGAAAAATCGCAAAATAAAATACTGAAAAATATTGAATATGTAAAATTAAGTATGCAGAGGCGTCTTCTGGCAGATGCCGAGGAAACAGCAGAAAAAATACGCAGTTTTTTTGAGAGCATTGGATATGTTGAAAAATATGAAATAGCAGGAAGTTACAGAAGAAAGCTCGAAACCGTTAAAGATTTGGATTTGGTTATAGTTGCCCAGGGTGAAAGTAATGTTCTTGATAAGATAGCAAAAGAGGGTTTCTTTGATGAGATCAGGGAGGGAGGAGAAAAAAAGATTTCAGCTGCTTTGGACGGGCTGCCTGTGGATTTAAGGTGCTTTGAAAAGGATGATTTTTACACAGCTCTACATCATTTCACAGGCAGTAAAGCCCATCATGAAAGATTGAGAGGGATCGCAAAAACAAAGAATTTTAAAATTAATGAATATGGTATTTTTCAGGGAGATAAAAAGTTAAAAGTAAGCAGTGAAGAAGATATATATGAGATTTTGGGGTTACATTATGTCCCTCCGGAGCTGAGAGAGGGGATTTTCGAATTTCGGGAGGATATGGACTTTGAAAACCTGGTTACAGAAGAGGACATAAAAGGCATTTTTCATATTCACACAAATTACTCAGACGGTGCAATGGCGTTACAGGATATTGTTGATTACTGCAGGA includes:
- the polX gene encoding DNA polymerase/3'-5' exonuclease PolX; this translates as MENASIAEILEEYAKYLEINNEDFFRVRAYNSAARSLLGLDFNIAEILKSGEELPKIKGVGKNIQGHIEEIVNSGTFHELEEIKSNTPQILILMNKIPGVGAKKAFKIHKELGVNSLGELEYACIENRLAMLDGFGEKSQNKILKNIEYVKLSMQRRLLADAEETAEKIRSFFESIGYVEKYEIAGSYRRKLETVKDLDLVIVAQGESNVLDKIAKEGFFDEIREGGEKKISAALDGLPVDLRCFEKDDFYTALHHFTGSKAHHERLRGIAKTKNFKINEYGIFQGDKKLKVSSEEDIYEILGLHYVPPELREGIFEFREDMDFENLVTEEDIKGIFHIHTNYSDGAMALQDIVDYCRSRNFKYAGISDHSRSAFYAGGLKDQELFDQIEKIDAVNAKNNDFFVFKGIESDILPDGSLDYSKDVLQKLDFVIASVHSHFNMSMSEMTDRIIKAVNNPCTKILGHPTGRLLLSRDGYQVDMYEVIKECCRNNVIIELNCNPYRLDIDWRYLQTLIKEGGRVILCPDAHSKNGFEHMKYGVFAARKGGLTPAHVLNTLDTDGIAGILKNKC